In the Candidatus Krumholzibacteriia bacterium genome, one interval contains:
- a CDS encoding UDP-glucose/GDP-mannose dehydrogenase family protein — MTKICMIGTGYVGLVSGACLADFGHHVTCVDIDAGRIAALGRGEIPIYEPGLKDVVSNNVAGERLFFTTDLAAAVRDAEVVFIAVGTPAQEDGGTDLKFVFDAARDVAKHLSGYTVVVQKSTSPAGTARRIAAVIEENKPKGAEYDIVSNPEFLREGSAVDDFRRPDRVVVGVESDRARELMKQVYRPLYLLETPIVSTTLESAEMIKYASNSFLATKISFINEMARICELVGANVDEVAKGMGLDGRIGRKFLHAGIGYGGSCLPKDVSSLIHVANQHGFAAPLISAAHAINHELTGRAMEKLVGATGDVEGKTIGLLGLAFKPNTDDLREAPAIRLIHDLLARGARVRVFDPVAMENFKKVVEAPVEYGKNAYDTATGCDALVLVTEWNQFRELDFPRLKGAMRGNVFVDCRNVYTRERVEGQGFVYESFGRGRK, encoded by the coding sequence ATGACCAAAATCTGCATGATCGGAACCGGCTACGTGGGTCTGGTGAGCGGCGCGTGCCTGGCGGACTTCGGGCATCACGTGACCTGTGTGGACATCGACGCCGGGCGCATCGCCGCACTGGGACGCGGTGAGATACCCATTTACGAACCGGGGCTCAAGGATGTGGTCTCGAACAACGTCGCGGGCGAGCGCCTGTTCTTCACCACCGACCTCGCCGCCGCGGTGCGCGACGCCGAGGTGGTGTTCATCGCCGTGGGCACGCCCGCGCAGGAAGACGGCGGTACCGACCTGAAATTCGTGTTCGACGCGGCGCGCGACGTGGCGAAGCACCTCTCGGGCTACACGGTGGTGGTGCAGAAGAGCACCTCGCCCGCCGGTACCGCGCGCAGGATCGCGGCGGTGATCGAGGAGAACAAGCCCAAGGGCGCCGAGTACGACATCGTTTCCAACCCGGAGTTCCTGCGCGAGGGTTCCGCGGTGGACGACTTCCGTCGGCCCGACCGCGTGGTGGTGGGTGTCGAGAGCGACCGCGCGCGCGAGTTGATGAAGCAGGTGTACCGGCCGCTCTACCTGCTGGAGACGCCCATCGTCTCCACCACCCTGGAGAGCGCGGAGATGATCAAGTACGCCTCCAACTCGTTTCTGGCCACCAAGATATCATTCATCAACGAGATGGCGCGCATCTGCGAACTGGTGGGCGCCAACGTCGATGAAGTGGCCAAGGGCATGGGGCTCGACGGCCGCATCGGCAGAAAGTTTCTCCACGCCGGCATCGGCTACGGGGGCTCGTGCCTGCCCAAGGACGTGTCGTCGCTGATCCACGTGGCCAACCAGCACGGATTCGCCGCGCCGCTCATCTCGGCCGCGCACGCCATCAATCATGAGCTCACCGGCCGCGCCATGGAGAAGCTGGTGGGGGCCACCGGCGACGTGGAGGGAAAGACGATTGGTCTGCTGGGCCTGGCCTTCAAGCCCAACACCGACGATCTGCGCGAAGCGCCCGCCATACGGCTGATCCACGACCTGCTCGCGCGCGGCGCGCGGGTGCGCGTGTTCGACCCGGTGGCGATGGAGAACTTCAAGAAAGTGGTGGAGGCGCCGGTGGAGTACGGCAAGAATGCCTACGACACCGCCACCGGCTGCGACGCGCTCGTCCTGGTAACCGAGTGGAACCAGTTCCGCGAGCTGGACTTCCCGCGCCTCAAGGGCGCCATGCGCGGCAATGTGTTCGTGGACTGCCGGAACGTCTACACGCGCGAGCGCGTTGAAGGACAGGGTTTCGTGTACGAATCGTTCGGAAGGGGACGAAAGTGA
- a CDS encoding GDP-mannose 4,6-dehydratase, which produces MRVLITGITGFAGSHLADFCLARGGVDVHGIIRWRSRTENIEHLGGKITLHECDLRDATSTRDVIEDVAPDYIFHLAAQSFVPTSWKAPSESLTTNIIGQLNIFEAVRKIGLKCRIQLACSSEEYGLVHEDEVPIKETNPLRPLSPYGVSKVAQDLLGYQYFMSYGMDVVRTRGFNHEGPRRASVFVMSDFAKQIVDIERGLRKPVVEVGNLEAKRDFTDVRDMVRAYWLALEKGKPGEVYNICQEKCWSIQETLDALLALTDARIEVKLDKSRMRPSDVMLLLGDCSKFRADTGWKPEIPFEQTLRDTLEYWRSR; this is translated from the coding sequence TTGCGCGTATTGATCACCGGCATCACCGGCTTCGCAGGAAGCCACCTGGCCGACTTCTGCCTGGCCCGCGGCGGCGTGGACGTCCACGGCATCATTCGCTGGCGCAGCCGCACCGAAAACATCGAGCACCTCGGCGGCAAGATCACGCTGCACGAGTGCGACCTGCGCGACGCCACCTCCACGCGCGACGTCATCGAAGACGTCGCGCCGGACTACATCTTCCACCTCGCCGCACAGAGCTTCGTACCCACGTCGTGGAAGGCACCCAGCGAAAGCCTCACCACCAACATCATCGGTCAGCTCAACATCTTCGAGGCGGTTCGCAAGATCGGACTCAAGTGCCGTATCCAGCTGGCGTGTTCCAGCGAGGAATACGGCCTGGTGCACGAGGACGAGGTGCCCATCAAGGAAACCAACCCGTTGCGCCCGCTCTCGCCCTATGGTGTGAGCAAGGTGGCGCAGGATCTCCTAGGTTACCAGTATTTCATGAGCTACGGCATGGACGTGGTGCGCACCCGTGGCTTCAACCACGAGGGGCCGCGGCGCGCGTCGGTGTTCGTGATGAGCGACTTCGCCAAGCAGATCGTCGACATCGAGCGTGGCCTGCGCAAGCCGGTGGTGGAGGTTGGCAACCTGGAGGCCAAGCGCGACTTCACCGACGTGCGCGACATGGTCAGGGCGTACTGGCTCGCGCTAGAGAAGGGCAAGCCGGGCGAGGTGTACAACATCTGCCAGGAGAAGTGCTGGTCCATCCAGGAAACCCTGGACGCGCTGCTCGCGCTGACCGACGCAAGAATCGAAGTCAAGCTGGACAAGAGCCGCATGCGCCCGTCCGACGTGATGTTGCTGCTGGGTGACTGCTCGAAGTTCCGGGCGGACACGGGTTGGAAGCCGGAAATACCATTTGAACAGACGCTGCGCGACACGCTGGAATACTGGCGCTCGCGATAA
- a CDS encoding GDP-mannose 4,6-dehydratase — protein sequence MEKALVTGCNGFVGRALVARLAAAGYDVWGADRLAAAGDFDGAQCLVGDLCDEAFVEDVLGRSDPACIAHLAGQASVRVSFDDPAQTLSDNTRPALNIMNLLRRRRSPARILLVGSADEYGTVHPSQLPLVETTPVNPQSPYALAKAIQNQTGAMFARLYSVDAVMTRSFNHTGPGQRDAFVLSSFARQVAAIRRGTRSETIEVGNLDVKRDFLDVRDVCDAYVVLLKKGRSGETYNVCSGRSYRIGDMLRQMCDIANVDVTMRVDASRLRPVDMPDLRGDPGKIHSHTGWSARLPIAETLASLLDYWDKEDA from the coding sequence ATGGAGAAAGCCCTCGTCACAGGCTGTAACGGATTCGTCGGTCGCGCGCTGGTCGCGCGGCTGGCCGCGGCCGGCTACGACGTGTGGGGGGCGGACCGGTTGGCCGCGGCGGGGGACTTCGATGGCGCGCAGTGTCTGGTTGGTGACCTGTGCGACGAGGCCTTCGTGGAGGACGTGCTGGGACGATCCGATCCCGCGTGTATCGCCCACCTCGCCGGGCAGGCGAGCGTGCGCGTATCGTTTGACGATCCCGCGCAAACCCTGTCCGACAACACGCGCCCGGCGCTTAACATCATGAACCTGCTGCGGCGGCGCAGGTCGCCCGCGCGAATCCTGCTCGTCGGTTCCGCGGACGAGTATGGCACGGTGCACCCGTCGCAACTCCCGCTGGTGGAGACGACGCCGGTGAACCCGCAGAGCCCCTACGCGCTCGCCAAGGCCATCCAGAACCAGACCGGGGCGATGTTCGCCCGGCTCTATTCGGTGGACGCGGTGATGACGCGCAGTTTCAATCATACCGGGCCCGGCCAGCGCGACGCGTTCGTGCTGTCCAGTTTCGCCCGCCAGGTGGCGGCCATCCGGCGTGGAACGCGCAGCGAGACCATCGAGGTGGGAAACCTGGACGTGAAGCGGGATTTTCTGGACGTGCGCGACGTGTGCGACGCGTACGTCGTGCTGTTGAAGAAGGGCCGCAGCGGCGAGACCTACAACGTGTGCAGCGGCCGCTCGTACCGAATCGGCGACATGCTGCGCCAGATGTGCGACATCGCCAACGTGGACGTCACCATGCGCGTGGACGCGTCGCGTCTGCGCCCGGTGGACATGCCGGACCTGCGCGGCGACCCGGGCAAGATACACAGCCACACCGGGTGGAGCGCAAGACTGCCCATCGCAGAGACGCTCGCGTCGCTGCTGGACTACTGGGATAAGGAAGACGCATGA
- a CDS encoding T9SS type A sorting domain-containing protein yields MLGAWTFESGPSCTAQGWVSVDLTGGFGDFATLGPGLAILQQDPCAKDLLCAWSFTAGSADNFACGGFPVQPAIPLGNPATGYIWNEIQSPVVALAGTGSHIGLEFAVYREMDLDGLVFYTWRVRSFTGSIPGPWRGSTQLFYAPIATNDGGSDWFIQRESIGAFVDPGADSVQIALGVVDMAGAWGGVLGSGLCHSHTPLFDGVKLYRVDTNGPLWFVDPADLFQDAFAEDGTLTGTVRVDMARDINPRDVATIRTGDSLVVSVNEPTVGLDNHVHGDPSSGPAVYLHVRDVSATKSGAVISGDVARWPLVSTGGGWTVLRFDSVRTTSGTNAGGFCVDLDDALYVPGEQIDFYFSARDALGRTTYWSEFSESDPISYPMEMTCLPVYGLLQRSILYVDDADGFGAQSYFETAFQATGIADEVDRYDVRAPDELVGNGPGSRVRNIATQLTGPYDSIIWSSGNLGHGLIGDGSGAPEKSPDAQMLVEYLAHKVPWGFVYLNGDNLPLELDRLQSTAIQELRQYIGYRLVTGNHRPQMGISPLAKSDAGSSFTTDSSFIIYGGCPLVNQFDVMEPAGTARSEITYGAPTGSNSAVVSQFTQDSWVVLAGFGLEFMRDDDNNGHMDRADFLHDMLVSREWQLCGSSSVTFSVIEAGIHMKWSMAGCPDQLGLRVQRRYLPTGQFETIFESGIPPYNSAYTDDEPVNGDLVHYRVVEVLTQARESLVDSVTVFLTANVSGMVAHAEEASIDVSWALDDLSNLSGLTLQRRPGGTGVFAPASVDSVMSPGTTSFRDIDVEPGRAYDYRLLLLYGARSGVGPVVSARAPTTPALSQNAPNPFNPTTTIRFLAPAAGHVSIVIYDASGAHVRTLADESVDAGVTALEWDGRNDRGAPCTSGVYFYRMAGFGTTITRKMVLVK; encoded by the coding sequence ATGCTCGGGGCGTGGACGTTCGAGTCCGGTCCGTCGTGCACCGCCCAGGGCTGGGTGTCCGTCGACCTGACGGGTGGCTTTGGTGACTTCGCCACCCTTGGTCCCGGCCTCGCTATCCTGCAGCAGGACCCATGCGCCAAGGACCTTCTGTGCGCGTGGAGTTTCACCGCGGGGTCGGCGGACAACTTTGCGTGTGGCGGGTTTCCAGTGCAGCCGGCAATTCCGCTCGGAAACCCGGCGACGGGGTACATCTGGAACGAGATCCAGTCGCCTGTGGTCGCACTGGCCGGTACCGGCTCACACATCGGCCTGGAGTTCGCGGTGTACCGGGAGATGGATCTCGACGGGCTCGTCTTCTACACGTGGCGAGTGCGTTCCTTCACCGGTTCGATTCCCGGCCCGTGGCGGGGCAGCACACAACTCTTCTACGCGCCCATCGCTACCAACGACGGCGGAAGCGACTGGTTCATCCAGCGCGAGTCCATCGGCGCGTTCGTCGATCCCGGCGCGGACAGCGTGCAGATTGCGCTGGGCGTAGTCGACATGGCGGGGGCTTGGGGTGGTGTGCTGGGGAGTGGTCTGTGCCACAGCCACACACCGCTCTTCGACGGGGTGAAGCTGTACCGCGTCGATACCAACGGACCGCTTTGGTTCGTCGATCCCGCGGATCTCTTCCAGGACGCGTTCGCCGAAGACGGCACGCTCACCGGCACGGTGCGCGTCGACATGGCGCGCGACATCAACCCGCGCGACGTCGCTACCATCCGCACGGGCGATTCGCTTGTCGTTAGCGTGAACGAACCAACGGTCGGACTGGACAATCATGTGCACGGAGACCCGTCCAGCGGGCCGGCGGTGTATCTTCACGTACGCGATGTATCCGCCACCAAGAGCGGCGCGGTCATATCCGGCGATGTGGCGCGCTGGCCCCTGGTGTCCACCGGCGGCGGCTGGACGGTGCTGCGCTTCGACAGTGTGCGCACGACGAGCGGCACCAACGCCGGTGGCTTCTGCGTGGACCTCGACGACGCGCTTTACGTCCCCGGCGAACAGATCGACTTCTACTTCTCCGCGCGCGACGCACTGGGGCGCACCACGTACTGGTCGGAGTTCAGCGAGAGCGACCCCATCTCCTATCCGATGGAGATGACGTGTCTGCCCGTTTACGGACTGTTACAACGCAGCATTCTCTACGTCGACGATGCCGACGGCTTTGGTGCGCAGAGCTACTTCGAGACTGCGTTTCAGGCAACCGGCATTGCTGACGAGGTGGACCGTTACGACGTGCGCGCCCCCGACGAACTGGTGGGCAACGGCCCGGGTTCGCGCGTTCGCAACATCGCAACACAACTCACGGGCCCGTACGACTCCATCATCTGGAGTTCAGGCAATCTCGGCCACGGGCTGATCGGCGACGGCAGCGGCGCTCCGGAGAAGTCGCCCGACGCGCAGATGCTGGTGGAATACCTGGCGCACAAGGTGCCGTGGGGATTCGTTTATCTGAACGGCGACAACCTTCCGCTCGAACTCGACCGCCTGCAATCGACGGCCATACAGGAACTGCGGCAGTACATCGGCTATCGTCTGGTCACGGGCAATCACCGGCCGCAGATGGGCATCTCTCCGTTGGCCAAGTCGGATGCGGGCAGTTCCTTCACAACCGACAGCAGCTTCATCATCTACGGCGGCTGTCCGTTGGTAAACCAGTTCGACGTGATGGAGCCCGCCGGAACTGCGCGCAGCGAGATCACCTACGGAGCCCCAACCGGAAGCAACAGCGCCGTCGTCAGTCAGTTCACGCAGGACAGTTGGGTAGTGCTGGCGGGATTCGGGCTGGAATTCATGCGCGACGACGACAACAACGGGCACATGGACCGCGCCGACTTCCTGCACGATATGCTCGTTTCGCGCGAGTGGCAGTTGTGCGGAAGCAGCTCAGTTACGTTCTCCGTCATCGAAGCCGGCATCCACATGAAATGGTCCATGGCCGGCTGCCCGGACCAGCTGGGCCTGCGCGTGCAGCGCCGCTACCTTCCCACCGGTCAATTTGAGACGATCTTCGAGTCCGGCATTCCTCCCTACAACTCCGCCTACACCGATGACGAACCCGTCAATGGTGATCTCGTCCACTATCGCGTGGTGGAAGTCTTGACCCAGGCGCGCGAGTCGCTGGTGGACAGCGTCACCGTGTTCCTTACCGCCAACGTCTCCGGGATGGTCGCCCATGCGGAGGAGGCGTCCATCGACGTCTCCTGGGCCCTCGACGATCTTTCCAACCTCAGCGGACTGACGCTGCAACGCCGCCCCGGCGGTACTGGCGTCTTTGCACCGGCGAGTGTCGACTCGGTAATGTCTCCAGGAACGACGAGTTTTCGTGATATCGACGTGGAGCCGGGCCGCGCGTACGACTACCGGTTGCTGCTCTTATACGGAGCCCGGTCCGGCGTGGGGCCGGTGGTGAGCGCCCGCGCACCCACGACACCCGCGCTCTCGCAGAACGCGCCCAACCCGTTCAACCCTACCACGACCATTCGCTTTCTCGCGCCTGCGGCGGGACATGTATCCATCGTCATCTACGACGCCAGCGGTGCGCACGTGCGAACGCTTGCTGACGAATCCGTCGACGCCGGCGTCACCGCACTGGAGTGGGACGGACGCAATGACCGCGGCGCTCCTTGCACCTCGGGCGTATATTTCTACCGGATGGCCGGCTTTGGAACCACCATCACCAGGAAAATGGTCCTCGTGAAATGA
- the wecB gene encoding UDP-N-acetylglucosamine 2-epimerase (non-hydrolyzing), which produces MTRKPNILLVAAARPNFMKVAPVWRALDATGRFKLTLVHTGQHYDENMSKVFFDDLGLPKPDAHLGVGSGTHAEQTARVMLAFEPALVAADADLVLVVGDVNSTIACALVASKRGVPVAHVEAGLRSFDREMPEEINRMLTDAISDLLFITSPEARDNLLREGIEARKIHFTGNVMIDSLRASEHVAEKSTVLETLGLEPGGYGLVTLHRPSNVDDMVQLTRLLDALCEVGQDCPLVFPVHPRTRQAIERARYQIKGDAVRLIEPVGYLDFLKLMKYSSLVLTDSGGIQEETTALGIPCLTIRENTERPVTVTVGTNRLVGTDTARIVAEARDVLRHDVREARIPDLWDGKSAPRIAQVIVRFFDEQP; this is translated from the coding sequence GTGACCCGCAAGCCCAACATCCTCCTGGTTGCCGCCGCGCGGCCCAACTTCATGAAGGTGGCGCCGGTGTGGCGCGCGCTCGACGCCACCGGCCGCTTCAAGCTCACCCTGGTCCACACCGGGCAGCACTACGACGAGAACATGTCGAAGGTCTTCTTCGACGACCTCGGCCTGCCCAAGCCCGACGCGCACCTCGGCGTTGGCTCCGGCACCCACGCGGAACAGACCGCGCGCGTCATGCTTGCCTTCGAGCCGGCGCTGGTCGCCGCCGACGCGGACCTGGTGCTGGTGGTGGGTGACGTCAACTCCACGATCGCCTGTGCACTGGTGGCGTCCAAGCGCGGCGTGCCGGTGGCGCATGTGGAGGCGGGCCTTCGCAGCTTCGACCGCGAAATGCCCGAGGAGATCAATCGCATGCTGACCGACGCCATCAGCGACCTCCTCTTCATCACCTCCCCCGAGGCGCGCGACAACCTCCTGCGCGAGGGCATCGAAGCAAGGAAGATTCACTTCACCGGCAACGTCATGATCGACAGCCTGCGCGCCTCCGAGCACGTCGCGGAGAAATCCACCGTGCTGGAGACCCTGGGCCTGGAGCCGGGCGGCTACGGTCTGGTGACACTGCACCGGCCGTCCAACGTGGACGACATGGTGCAGCTAACCCGCCTGCTGGACGCGCTTTGCGAGGTCGGGCAGGATTGCCCGCTGGTGTTTCCGGTGCACCCGCGCACCCGCCAGGCCATCGAACGGGCGCGCTACCAGATCAAAGGCGACGCCGTGCGCCTGATCGAACCAGTGGGGTATCTGGACTTCCTCAAGCTGATGAAGTATAGTTCTCTTGTTCTCACCGATTCTGGAGGTATCCAGGAAGAAACGACTGCTCTCGGAATCCCCTGCCTGACGATCCGTGAAAATACTGAACGGCCCGTGACCGTAACGGTCGGGACCAATCGTCTGGTCGGGACCGACACCGCGCGAATTGTGGCCGAGGCACGGGATGTGCTTCGGCATGATGTCAGGGAAGCGCGGATTCCGGACCTGTGGGACGGAAAGTCGGCCCCGCGAATCGCGCAGGTGATCGTCCGTTTTTTTGATGAGCAGCCGTAA
- a CDS encoding flippase, protein MSSRNNWSFQNTAVGHSFAWSVALSLLPVFAAFATSWIIARFSGPAVWGSVSWAMAFATQVLIVAKLGLDLGASRLASEYGVSRPGALRTLLSTGSNLRLALALPTALVTYLLAPSIAGWFHNEALLWPVRIAAGIVFCASIYEFQEQFLIGLNRHATVSRVRATMLTIRVIATAGVVAAGLGVVAILLGYIAAWLVGIVAFSLLLRRFLPDAAPDSGDHAAIRRRLLAMSIPLAVSTASVTIYSQMDKLVLGYFDPLEEVGQYSIARAVMEVSLFPAFAMVTTLRPALASRFSRGEMAECASLIRRALRLSLVAGVLFGSVFVAMAVPLLTLVYTDQYAYAGGLMAMFAWVVIIRSLGALVLPALLAAEKIRTYAWLTAGAAVLNFALNVILIPTMHSRGAILATIISYGLLLVFGMREVFGVFGVRMSARAVWLAIRTLLAGTVVAAALWLVFRRIGSDSGVATVVLAAVHVLLYGLLVLAFRVIRPGEIRPLFGNLLKIKG, encoded by the coding sequence ATGAGCAGCCGTAACAACTGGTCATTTCAGAATACCGCGGTGGGGCACAGCTTCGCCTGGAGCGTCGCTTTGTCGCTCCTGCCCGTCTTCGCCGCCTTCGCCACTTCCTGGATCATCGCGCGCTTCTCCGGCCCCGCCGTGTGGGGTTCCGTGTCCTGGGCCATGGCCTTCGCCACCCAGGTGCTCATCGTTGCCAAACTGGGCCTGGACCTGGGCGCATCGCGCCTGGCCAGCGAGTACGGCGTCTCGCGGCCCGGCGCACTGCGCACGCTGCTCTCCACCGGTTCCAACCTGCGTCTGGCTCTGGCGCTGCCCACGGCACTCGTCACCTACCTGCTCGCCCCCAGTATAGCGGGTTGGTTCCACAACGAGGCGCTGCTGTGGCCGGTGCGGATCGCCGCCGGCATCGTCTTCTGCGCGAGCATCTACGAGTTCCAGGAACAGTTCCTCATCGGGCTGAACCGCCACGCCACCGTGTCGCGCGTTCGTGCCACCATGCTGACCATACGCGTCATTGCCACCGCGGGCGTGGTGGCCGCGGGGCTGGGCGTGGTGGCGATCCTGCTGGGGTACATCGCCGCGTGGCTGGTGGGTATCGTCGCCTTCTCGTTGCTGCTGCGCCGCTTTCTCCCCGACGCGGCACCGGATTCCGGGGACCACGCCGCCATCCGCCGCCGCCTGCTGGCCATGAGCATACCGCTCGCCGTCAGCACCGCGTCGGTGACGATCTACTCGCAGATGGACAAACTCGTGCTGGGCTACTTTGATCCGCTGGAAGAGGTGGGGCAGTATTCCATTGCCCGCGCGGTGATGGAGGTGTCGCTGTTTCCGGCATTCGCGATGGTAACCACGCTGCGCCCCGCGCTCGCCTCGCGTTTTTCGCGCGGGGAAATGGCGGAGTGCGCGTCGCTCATCCGCCGCGCGCTGCGGCTGTCACTGGTGGCGGGTGTGCTGTTTGGTTCGGTGTTCGTGGCCATGGCGGTTCCGTTGCTGACGCTGGTGTACACCGACCAGTACGCATACGCCGGGGGGCTGATGGCGATGTTCGCGTGGGTGGTCATCATCCGCAGCCTGGGCGCCCTGGTGTTGCCGGCGTTGCTTGCGGCGGAAAAGATCCGCACCTACGCCTGGCTGACGGCTGGCGCGGCGGTGCTGAACTTCGCCCTGAACGTGATCCTCATCCCCACCATGCACTCGCGGGGCGCCATTCTGGCCACCATCATCTCCTACGGGCTCCTGCTGGTATTCGGGATGCGCGAGGTTTTCGGGGTTTTCGGCGTCCGCATGAGCGCCCGGGCGGTGTGGCTGGCGATTCGCACGCTTCTTGCAGGGACGGTGGTTGCCGCCGCGCTCTGGCTGGTATTTCGCCGCATTGGATCGGATTCGGGCGTTGCGACGGTCGTGCTGGCCGCCGTGCACGTACTGCTGTACGGGTTGCTGGTTCTGGCGTTCCGGGTGATACGGCCCGGCGAGATCCGGCCCCTGTTTGGTAACTTATTGAAAATAAAAGGCTAG
- a CDS encoding dTDP-4-dehydrorhamnose 3,5-epimerase family protein, with amino-acid sequence MIDGVRIKQLKVIPDERGFLMEMLRSDDEIFQKFGQAYLTVAYPGVVKGWHYHKKQTDHFVCVNGMLKVVLYDGREKSSTHGLVNEFFLGERNPILLVIPPLVLHGMKGIGTTPGFLVNIPTEPYNYKEPDEFRVHPHDNDIPYDWDRKDG; translated from the coding sequence CTGATAGACGGTGTCCGCATCAAGCAGCTCAAGGTCATCCCCGACGAGCGTGGTTTCCTGATGGAGATGCTGCGCTCCGATGACGAGATCTTCCAGAAGTTCGGGCAGGCCTATCTCACCGTTGCCTACCCGGGCGTGGTCAAGGGCTGGCACTACCACAAGAAGCAGACCGACCATTTCGTGTGCGTCAACGGCATGCTCAAGGTGGTGCTGTACGACGGCCGCGAGAAGTCGTCCACGCACGGGCTGGTGAACGAGTTCTTCCTGGGCGAGCGCAACCCCATCCTGCTGGTGATTCCGCCCCTGGTGCTGCACGGCATGAAGGGCATCGGCACCACGCCGGGGTTCCTGGTCAACATCCCCACCGAGCCCTACAACTACAAGGAGCCGGACGAGTTCCGCGTGCATCCGCACGACAACGACATCCCCTACGACTGGGACCGCAAGGACGGCTGA
- the rfbB gene encoding dTDP-glucose 4,6-dehydratase — protein sequence MAFKSILVTGGAGFIGSNFVRMMAAEHPSCAITVLDALTYAGNMENIGDLVDKGRVRFVKGNICDPAVVREAMAGAEVVFNFAAETHVDRSIEEAASFIETDIQGTYNLLNFAREFKAKRYVQISTDEVYGSSEGEGFTEESPLKPGNPYSASKCGGDLMCLAFANTYKLPLVITRSSNNFGPYQHVEKFIPLFTTNAMEGKELPLYGDGMHMRDWLFVEDNCRGIALVAEKGNDGEVYNIAVGNSQPNLRIAELIIKHVGDTGSKIVFIEDRKGHDRMYKLAADKVRALGWKPQTDFADAMQQTVRWYVENRGWWERVKSGAFREYYQKHYGERLAKGKARS from the coding sequence ATGGCGTTCAAATCCATTCTCGTCACCGGTGGCGCCGGTTTCATTGGTTCCAACTTCGTGCGCATGATGGCCGCGGAGCATCCTTCGTGCGCCATCACCGTGCTCGATGCGCTCACCTACGCCGGCAACATGGAGAACATCGGCGACCTGGTGGACAAGGGGCGGGTGCGCTTCGTGAAGGGCAACATCTGCGACCCCGCCGTGGTGCGCGAGGCCATGGCCGGCGCCGAGGTGGTGTTTAACTTCGCCGCGGAGACGCACGTGGACCGTTCCATCGAGGAGGCGGCCAGCTTCATCGAGACCGACATCCAGGGCACGTACAACCTGTTGAACTTCGCGCGCGAATTCAAGGCGAAGCGCTACGTGCAGATCTCCACCGACGAGGTGTACGGCTCCAGCGAAGGCGAGGGCTTCACCGAGGAATCGCCGCTCAAGCCCGGCAACCCGTACAGCGCCAGCAAGTGCGGCGGCGACCTCATGTGCCTGGCTTTTGCCAACACGTACAAGCTGCCGCTGGTGATCACGCGCAGCTCCAACAACTTCGGGCCCTACCAGCACGTGGAGAAGTTCATTCCCCTCTTCACCACCAACGCCATGGAGGGCAAGGAACTTCCCCTGTACGGAGACGGCATGCACATGCGCGACTGGCTGTTCGTGGAGGACAACTGCCGCGGCATCGCTCTGGTGGCCGAGAAGGGCAACGACGGCGAGGTGTACAACATCGCGGTGGGGAACTCGCAGCCCAACCTGCGCATCGCGGAGCTGATCATCAAGCACGTGGGTGACACCGGGTCGAAGATCGTGTTCATCGAGGACCGCAAGGGGCACGACCGCATGTACAAGCTGGCCGCGGACAAGGTGCGCGCGCTGGGCTGGAAACCGCAAACCGACTTCGCCGACGCCATGCAGCAGACGGTGCGCTGGTACGTGGAGAACCGCGGCTGGTGGGAGCGCGTCAAGAGCGGCGCCTTTCGCGAGTACTACCAGAAGCACTACGGTGAACGGCTCGCGAAGGGAAAGGCCCGTTCGTGA